A portion of the Natronogracilivirga saccharolytica genome contains these proteins:
- a CDS encoding HlyD family secretion protein, with protein MANNHEKIPVPPSQRWREIRVRIIPFAVFVVVAGVVAWLWQDRMDATTMVGRVVGQQAEVRSPQAGALSEITVQDFDSVSAGDPVGRLITTDPKIMEAELAVVLAELELTRLSMDPFADQQRNILNYESMQMDLMENRARLAMATIQKQQAERELQRVERLDELGLTTDEAVDEARTEFRSLEQEVEVIAQLVDRLDERLEAIDLDRVPELWKEDDPRAAAIKVHQRTIEKIEAEMMPVTLEAPVSGQVSEVLKSNGEFVEQGDIVMNIQSPTPDYIIGHVRHPVFVKPEPGMEVLVRKQTRDREEAIMVVDQVGVQMETIEELSQLFPEQPFETTGLPVRIRINRELDLMPGEIVDMRLITR; from the coding sequence ATGGCAAATAATCACGAAAAAATACCGGTGCCTCCATCCCAACGCTGGAGAGAAATCCGGGTTCGCATCATCCCCTTCGCAGTTTTTGTAGTCGTAGCCGGTGTAGTTGCCTGGCTCTGGCAAGACCGTATGGACGCCACTACCATGGTCGGACGCGTTGTCGGGCAACAGGCAGAAGTTCGCAGCCCGCAGGCCGGCGCGCTATCGGAAATTACAGTACAGGATTTTGATTCCGTTTCAGCCGGTGATCCGGTCGGCAGGCTTATAACAACCGATCCAAAGATCATGGAAGCCGAGCTCGCCGTCGTCCTGGCCGAACTTGAGCTGACGCGCCTGTCCATGGATCCCTTCGCCGATCAGCAGCGAAACATTCTGAACTATGAATCCATGCAGATGGATCTGATGGAAAACCGCGCACGCCTGGCTATGGCCACCATACAGAAGCAGCAGGCCGAACGGGAACTGCAGAGAGTGGAGCGGCTCGATGAGCTTGGTCTGACTACCGACGAAGCTGTGGATGAGGCCAGGACCGAATTCCGGTCACTGGAGCAGGAGGTTGAAGTGATTGCGCAGCTGGTTGACCGGCTGGATGAACGCCTTGAGGCTATTGACCTTGACAGAGTCCCCGAACTTTGGAAAGAAGATGATCCGCGTGCAGCGGCAATCAAGGTACACCAGCGGACTATCGAAAAAATTGAAGCCGAAATGATGCCTGTTACGCTGGAGGCGCCGGTGAGCGGACAGGTTTCCGAGGTGCTGAAAAGTAACGGCGAATTCGTAGAACAGGGCGATATCGTTATGAACATCCAGTCACCCACTCCGGATTATATTATTGGCCATGTTCGTCATCCGGTATTTGTGAAACCGGAGCCCGGAATGGAGGTGCTGGTCAGAAAACAGACCCGCGATCGTGAAGAGGCTATAATGGTGGTGGATCAGGTCGGTGTGCAAATGGAGACGATTGAAGAGTTAAGCCAGCTGTTTCCCGAACAACCATTCGAAACCACCGGTCTGCCGGTGCGCATCCGCATCAACCGGGAGCTGGACCTGATGCCCGGCGAAATTGTTGATATGCGGCTTATAACTCGTTAG
- a CDS encoding DUF4956 domain-containing protein, whose product MSDWIYLGDVAPLPTDFSALIMALLLAFLCGQLLAWVYMYTHSGLSYSRTYVSSLILIPITVALVMMVLDNNLVTAFSLMAVFAIVRFRNIVRDTLDTVYILSLIVIGMACGTQKFSTALIGTLIASSVLIYIWFTSFGSRQRYDLILNLHWSESLKKLSELQQLLERHSLKVHMASQRSVRDDEGADLSYRLLLRDPSRIQDLLNELQANTAVSRVTTMKAEEESEV is encoded by the coding sequence ATGTCAGACTGGATTTACCTCGGCGATGTAGCGCCGCTCCCTACCGACTTTTCGGCGCTCATCATGGCGCTGTTGCTCGCCTTTTTGTGCGGACAGCTTCTGGCCTGGGTGTACATGTACACCCATTCCGGACTCTCATACTCCCGCACGTATGTGAGTTCACTTATACTCATACCTATTACCGTTGCACTGGTCATGATGGTGCTGGACAACAACCTGGTCACCGCATTCAGTCTGATGGCCGTCTTTGCCATCGTACGCTTTCGTAATATCGTACGTGATACTCTTGATACGGTCTATATTCTCAGCCTGATCGTTATCGGCATGGCCTGCGGGACCCAGAAATTTTCAACCGCACTGATCGGGACGTTAATTGCTTCATCCGTGCTGATCTATATCTGGTTTACATCTTTCGGGAGCCGGCAACGCTATGATCTCATACTGAATCTGCACTGGTCCGAATCACTGAAAAAACTCAGCGAACTGCAGCAGTTGCTGGAGCGCCACTCCCTGAAGGTGCATATGGCAAGCCAGCGCTCCGTGAGAGATGACGAAGGGGCCGACCTGTCCTACAGGCTGCTGCTCCGCGATCCGTCCCGCATCCAGGATCTGCTTAATGAGCTGCAGGCCAATACCGCTGTTTCCCGTGTAACCACAATGAAAGCCGAAGAAGAATCGGAAGTCTGA
- a CDS encoding polyphosphate polymerase domain-containing protein — protein MGVDRLQRQRFEHKYIINEDVALGIRDFVSSYLDLDSYGATQPNLSYPVHSLYLDSPDLRTYQETINGDRNRYKLRIRFYEKTDDSPVYFEIKRRHDKVIAKKRAIVHREAAYDMTRGFIPDRDSLVNPTAEQLDALHDFTRLVYHLNAGPKVHVAYYREAWVADGSNKIRVTIDRKVRSEPENQITFSSRLKNPRYVFGNNLVLELKFTNRFPNWFKDLVQVFGLRAGSAAKYVDGIENMGEQQFFRAYV, from the coding sequence ATGGGTGTCGACAGACTGCAAAGACAACGTTTCGAGCACAAGTACATCATAAATGAAGATGTTGCACTCGGGATACGTGACTTTGTTTCGTCGTATCTGGACCTGGACAGCTACGGAGCGACGCAACCCAATCTTTCGTATCCCGTGCACAGTCTCTATCTGGACTCGCCCGATCTGCGTACCTATCAGGAAACCATTAATGGTGACCGGAACCGTTACAAGCTGCGGATTCGATTTTACGAAAAAACAGATGATTCACCGGTTTATTTTGAGATAAAGCGGCGGCATGACAAGGTAATTGCAAAAAAACGGGCTATTGTCCACCGGGAAGCCGCTTATGATATGACGCGGGGGTTCATTCCGGACAGGGACAGCCTGGTGAATCCGACAGCAGAACAGCTTGATGCGCTGCACGATTTCACCCGGCTTGTTTACCATCTGAATGCCGGGCCCAAAGTTCATGTGGCCTACTACCGCGAGGCCTGGGTTGCCGACGGTTCCAACAAGATCAGGGTTACCATCGACCGCAAGGTCCGCAGCGAGCCGGAAAATCAAATCACATTTTCATCCCGGTTGAAAAACCCGAGATATGTCTTCGGTAACAACCTGGTACTGGAACTCAAATTCACTAATCGTTTTCCCAACTGGTTCAAAGACCTGGTACAGGTGTTCGGATTGCGTGCCGGCAGCGCAGCGAAGTACGTGGACGGCATCGAGAACATGGGAGAACAACAATTTTTCAGGGCGTATGTGTAA
- a CDS encoding TlpA family protein disulfide reductase, whose amino-acid sequence MRRTVGVVALLILVIAGFKLASSTESSQPESADATEILQNAVFTDLDGGEVTIHDFEGKTVLIDIWETWCTPCIRSMPTLQELMDDYPDDFVVLAVSPGYMDSEEQVREFVANNDYDFAFVFGEQLAEDFNVQSIPYKVYVSPGGEYIESVLGTQGPELDYEKTREIIEKHL is encoded by the coding sequence ATGCGACGAACTGTCGGCGTTGTTGCGCTTTTAATACTGGTCATTGCTGGTTTTAAACTGGCCTCCTCCACGGAAAGCAGCCAGCCGGAATCTGCTGATGCTACGGAGATTCTGCAAAATGCTGTATTCACCGACCTTGACGGAGGTGAGGTGACCATCCATGATTTTGAGGGAAAAACCGTGCTCATCGACATCTGGGAAACCTGGTGTACACCGTGCATCCGAAGCATGCCCACACTGCAGGAGCTGATGGATGACTATCCGGACGATTTTGTCGTTCTTGCCGTTTCACCCGGTTATATGGACTCCGAAGAGCAGGTCAGGGAGTTTGTCGCAAACAATGACTATGATTTTGCATTTGTATTCGGGGAACAGCTGGCAGAGGATTTTAATGTGCAAAGCATTCCCTACAAAGTTTATGTGAGCCCGGGCGGCGAGTACATTGAGTCCGTCCTTGGTACGCAGGGACCGGAACTCGATTATGAGAAAACACGCGAAATTATTGAAAAACATCTATAA
- the ahcY gene encoding adenosylhomocysteinase — protein sequence MTTTVKEKKLPYKVADISLHEYGRKEIRLAEAEMPGLMALREEFGPQKPLKGARIAGCLHMTIQTAVLIETLVELGADVQWSSCNIYSTQDHAAAAIAKAGVPVYAWKGMTEEEYDWCIEQTLYFRDGQPLNLILDDGGDLTNMVLDNYPELASKLNGISEETTTGVLRLYDRMKAGTLPVPAINVNDSVTKSKFDNKYGCKESCVDAIRRATDVMMAGKVAVVAGYGDVGKGSAASLRGAGARVIVTEIDPICALQAAMDGYEVKKMADAVEEADVVITATGNKDILTDVHFRSMKDKAIVGNIGHFDNEIDVKWLKDNAEEINIKPQVDLFRFDDGREIILLSQGRLMNLGNATGHPSFVMSNSFTNQTLAQMALWQRPDDFEVGVHVLPKDLDEKVARLHLKKIGVELDELNDGQAQYIGVPKEGPYKSEMYRY from the coding sequence ATGACGACGACTGTAAAAGAGAAGAAGTTGCCTTACAAAGTTGCAGATATTTCCCTGCACGAATACGGCCGGAAGGAGATCCGGCTTGCAGAAGCCGAAATGCCCGGCCTTATGGCCCTGAGGGAGGAATTTGGCCCGCAGAAACCATTGAAAGGAGCACGCATTGCCGGATGTCTGCACATGACGATCCAGACCGCAGTGCTCATCGAAACACTCGTTGAACTCGGCGCAGATGTCCAGTGGTCATCATGCAACATTTACTCGACCCAGGACCATGCAGCGGCAGCAATAGCCAAAGCCGGGGTACCGGTGTACGCATGGAAGGGCATGACCGAGGAAGAGTACGACTGGTGCATTGAACAGACCCTTTACTTCAGGGATGGCCAGCCGCTCAATTTGATTCTGGATGATGGCGGCGACCTCACCAATATGGTTCTGGACAATTACCCCGAACTGGCAAGCAAACTCAACGGTATTTCCGAAGAGACCACGACAGGTGTACTGAGACTGTATGATCGCATGAAGGCCGGAACGCTGCCTGTGCCGGCTATTAATGTCAACGACTCCGTAACCAAGTCCAAGTTTGACAATAAATACGGTTGCAAAGAATCCTGTGTGGATGCCATCCGTCGTGCCACCGATGTGATGATGGCCGGCAAAGTCGCCGTTGTAGCAGGTTACGGTGATGTCGGCAAAGGCTCGGCTGCCTCCCTGCGCGGTGCTGGAGCCCGCGTTATCGTCACTGAAATAGATCCGATCTGTGCACTGCAGGCTGCCATGGACGGCTACGAAGTCAAAAAGATGGCCGATGCCGTGGAAGAGGCCGATGTGGTCATTACCGCAACCGGCAACAAGGATATCCTGACCGATGTTCACTTCCGGAGCATGAAAGACAAAGCTATTGTCGGAAACATCGGTCACTTTGACAACGAAATCGACGTCAAATGGCTGAAAGACAATGCCGAAGAGATCAACATCAAGCCCCAGGTTGACCTGTTCCGTTTTGATGACGGACGCGAAATCATCCTTCTGTCACAGGGCCGGCTCATGAATCTGGGCAACGCTACCGGTCATCCGAGTTTCGTGATGAGCAACAGCTTCACCAATCAAACACTGGCTCAGATGGCACTCTGGCAGCGTCCCGATGACTTCGAAGTTGGTGTGCATGTCCTGCCGAAAGACCTGGATGAAAAAGTAGCGCGTCTCCACCTGAAGAAAATCGGCGTGGAGCTTGACGAACTGAATGATGGGCAGGCGCAATACATCGGAGTCCCGAAAGAGGGCCCGTACAAATCCGAAATGTACCGTTACTAA
- a CDS encoding Txe/YoeB family addiction module toxin has translation MSKYKLVYTKQAKKDAGKAASSGLKPKIKELLEIIKENPFEEYPPYEKLIGKLEGAYSRRINIRHRLVYQVLEKEKIVKVIRMWTHYG, from the coding sequence GTGAGTAAATACAAACTCGTTTACACAAAACAAGCAAAAAAAGATGCCGGAAAAGCGGCTTCTTCAGGGTTAAAGCCCAAGATTAAAGAGTTATTGGAAATAATTAAAGAGAATCCTTTTGAAGAATATCCTCCTTATGAAAAACTTATTGGGAAATTAGAGGGGGCGTACTCCAGGCGTATAAATATCCGGCACCGATTGGTCTACCAGGTACTCGAGAAAGAAAAAATTGTAAAAGTGATTCGTATGTGGACTCATTACGGTTGA
- a CDS encoding type II toxin-antitoxin system Phd/YefM family antitoxin: MKTLTATQARKEIYRLLDEASETHEPIQITGKRTNAVLISEDDWRSIQETLYLSSIPGMQESIIEGLQTPVEETDEELDW; encoded by the coding sequence ATGAAGACATTAACTGCGACCCAGGCTCGTAAAGAGATTTACCGGCTATTGGATGAGGCTTCTGAAACTCATGAGCCAATTCAAATTACAGGTAAGAGAACCAATGCGGTACTTATCAGCGAGGATGACTGGCGTTCGATTCAGGAAACACTCTATCTGTCTTCCATTCCTGGAATGCAGGAATCCATAATTGAAGGACTGCAGACCCCTGTTGAAGAAACCGATGAAGAGCTTGACTGGTGA
- a CDS encoding NADP-dependent oxidoreductase yields MSKKMKASYIAAFGGPDSVTTGELDRPEPGEGEVLVRVKSAGVNPVDSAIVRGMLKDFIPSEFPLIPGWDVAGVVEARGHAARRFSEGDAVYAYARRPLIQHGAFAEYISLPESYLAHSPTNLTTEEAGGIPLAGLTAWQSLFDAGKVQKGDTVLILGASGGVGTFAVQFAKWNGARVIGVASSKNHDYLKELGADDTVDYKEGHVGEAVEKIVPAGVDMIFDCSRGEALAQSMDTLIKNGRLVSITNSNPDRRSDIRFQYVFVEPNARQLEQISELADNGELKAPVTKAFRLEEAGKALEQVELLHTRGKMVITP; encoded by the coding sequence ATGAGTAAAAAAATGAAGGCGTCCTACATAGCAGCGTTTGGCGGACCGGATTCGGTTACAACCGGAGAACTGGACCGGCCGGAACCCGGGGAGGGAGAAGTACTTGTCCGTGTGAAATCGGCAGGCGTGAACCCGGTTGACAGCGCAATAGTCCGTGGAATGCTGAAAGATTTTATTCCTTCGGAATTTCCGCTGATTCCAGGATGGGATGTGGCGGGGGTTGTGGAAGCGCGCGGACATGCTGCACGGCGTTTCAGCGAAGGAGACGCGGTATATGCATATGCGCGGAGACCGTTGATTCAGCACGGAGCCTTTGCCGAATACATCTCGCTGCCCGAAAGCTACCTGGCGCACAGCCCGACAAATCTCACCACGGAAGAAGCCGGGGGTATTCCGCTGGCCGGACTTACGGCCTGGCAGTCACTGTTTGATGCCGGCAAGGTGCAGAAAGGAGATACGGTTCTGATCCTCGGAGCATCCGGAGGCGTAGGCACGTTCGCGGTCCAGTTTGCGAAATGGAATGGGGCGCGGGTGATCGGTGTGGCAAGCAGCAAAAACCACGACTACCTGAAGGAGCTTGGTGCTGATGATACGGTGGACTATAAAGAGGGACACGTAGGGGAAGCTGTGGAGAAAATTGTCCCGGCCGGTGTGGATATGATCTTTGACTGCTCAAGAGGCGAGGCACTGGCGCAGAGTATGGATACGCTGATAAAAAATGGCAGGCTCGTATCCATCACGAACAGCAACCCGGACAGGCGGTCCGACATCCGGTTTCAGTATGTGTTTGTTGAGCCGAATGCGCGTCAGCTGGAGCAGATAAGTGAATTGGCGGACAACGGCGAACTGAAAGCGCCGGTGACAAAGGCATTCCGCCTGGAAGAAGCGGGCAAGGCGCTGGAGCAGGTCGAATTACTGCATACCAGGGGCAAGATGGTGATAACCCCGTAA
- a CDS encoding type II toxin-antitoxin system VapC family toxin has protein sequence MSFLIDTCCISELTKNQPEPNVKTWFSDNDETEMYLSVITFGELIKGIEKLSASKKKTTLVNWVNNDFKQRFRNRVLDVTMAEVKKWGEIQAFSETKGTPLPAIDGLIAATALVHDLSVVTRNVSDMKPSGVHIINPWEFSGTET, from the coding sequence ATGAGCTTCCTGATTGACACCTGCTGCATCTCTGAACTCACAAAAAATCAGCCAGAGCCAAATGTAAAAACCTGGTTTTCCGACAACGATGAAACCGAAATGTATTTAAGTGTTATTACTTTCGGGGAGTTGATTAAGGGCATCGAAAAACTATCGGCATCAAAGAAAAAGACCACACTTGTTAACTGGGTCAATAATGATTTTAAGCAAAGGTTTCGAAATCGGGTTCTTGACGTTACTATGGCTGAGGTAAAAAAATGGGGCGAGATTCAGGCATTCTCTGAAACCAAGGGTACACCTCTACCGGCTATTGACGGCTTAATTGCAGCAACGGCTCTGGTCCATGATTTAAGTGTGGTGACAAGAAATGTCAGTGATATGAAACCATCTGGAGTTCATATCATTAATCCTTGGGAATTTTCTGGTACCGAAACGTAA
- a CDS encoding type II toxin-antitoxin system Phd/YefM family antitoxin — MKIKKWHLQDAKNRFSELVRKASEDGPQFVSKHGKDSVVVLSIEDYRKLDRPGNSLVNFLQSSPLNSVELDTRRDKSSSRDVSL, encoded by the coding sequence ATGAAAATCAAAAAGTGGCACTTACAAGACGCCAAAAACAGGTTCAGCGAGTTGGTTCGCAAAGCTTCCGAAGATGGACCTCAGTTTGTCAGTAAACACGGAAAAGACTCTGTGGTCGTCCTTTCCATTGAGGACTATCGCAAACTGGACCGTCCCGGAAACTCACTTGTCAATTTTTTGCAGTCGTCCCCTCTCAACTCTGTCGAACTTGATACCAGAAGGGACAAATCCTCTTCACGCGATGTTTCGTTATGA
- a CDS encoding serine hydrolase domain-containing protein, giving the protein MINRFLYRIVFASGLILCSISPAHGLTNDPADAIDETLSRLHDFGLFNGVVLAADGDDIIYHEAFGTASFEWDIPNTTDTRFKIASITKSFTANLVLCLVEADKLALDDVITDFLPDYPAGPGNRITIEQLLVQTAGIPDYLELPGFLEEKAIHEHDRYEFVKHFSELELEFEPGTDWNYGNSGYYLLGLIIEQASGLTYEEALQKYILEPAGLEDTGYAATGKIIERLAEGYERTPAGYERAPFFHSSAGFSAGMMYSTAKDLFKWTRALFDGLLLEDQEYLQNMVTPQKEDYGYGVFIGSQRIGSKNDLVVSHSGNIHGFSSQLTYFAFSDYTLIILDNTKQCTSRTYFALRDLLFGLSASVEVREPVSHVLGSVIEQSGIEEAILFYSELREERGDECDFSLSEFIRLGDFYLERGQPETAQKIFELAITLYPETSRLEDRLEKIQSIP; this is encoded by the coding sequence ATGATTAATCGGTTCCTATATCGAATCGTTTTTGCTTCCGGATTGATCCTGTGCTCCATCAGTCCGGCCCATGGCCTGACAAATGATCCGGCGGATGCGATCGATGAAACACTCTCCCGTCTGCATGACTTTGGCCTGTTTAACGGCGTGGTCCTGGCGGCAGACGGCGATGATATCATCTATCACGAAGCATTCGGGACGGCCAGCTTCGAGTGGGATATCCCGAACACCACAGATACAAGGTTTAAAATAGCTTCCATCACCAAATCATTTACTGCCAATCTGGTCCTGTGCCTTGTTGAAGCTGACAAGCTTGCTCTTGATGACGTCATTACCGATTTCCTGCCGGATTATCCCGCCGGGCCCGGTAATCGCATCACCATCGAACAACTGCTGGTTCAGACAGCGGGTATTCCCGATTACCTGGAGCTGCCCGGGTTCCTGGAAGAAAAAGCGATTCATGAACATGACCGCTATGAGTTTGTAAAACACTTTTCTGAACTGGAACTTGAGTTTGAACCGGGTACGGACTGGAACTACGGTAACTCCGGATATTACCTGCTCGGACTCATCATTGAGCAGGCCAGCGGCCTTACCTATGAAGAAGCGCTGCAAAAATACATTCTGGAGCCGGCAGGACTGGAGGACACCGGGTACGCTGCTACGGGAAAAATCATAGAACGGCTTGCGGAGGGTTATGAAAGAACACCGGCCGGATATGAGCGTGCACCTTTTTTCCACTCAAGCGCCGGCTTTTCGGCGGGTATGATGTACTCAACAGCGAAAGATCTTTTCAAATGGACGAGGGCGCTGTTTGACGGCCTGTTGCTCGAGGATCAGGAATATCTGCAAAATATGGTTACACCCCAGAAAGAGGACTACGGATACGGTGTTTTCATCGGAAGCCAGCGTATCGGGTCTAAAAATGATCTGGTGGTGAGTCACTCCGGCAATATACACGGATTTTCTTCTCAGCTGACATACTTCGCGTTCAGCGACTATACATTGATCATTCTGGACAATACCAAACAGTGTACCTCGCGAACCTATTTTGCACTGCGTGATTTGCTGTTCGGGCTTTCTGCATCTGTTGAAGTGAGAGAACCGGTTTCCCATGTATTGGGAAGTGTGATTGAGCAAAGTGGAATCGAAGAAGCCATATTATTTTACAGTGAACTGAGAGAAGAGCGCGGCGATGAATGCGACTTCAGTCTGAGTGAGTTCATCCGGCTCGGCGATTTTTATCTGGAGAGGGGACAGCCGGAGACAGCGCAAAAGATATTTGAACTCGCAATCACACTGTATCCCGAAACCTCAAGGCTCGAAGATCGCCTGGAAAAGATTCAAAGCATTCCGTAA
- a CDS encoding SDR family NAD(P)-dependent oxidoreductase, with amino-acid sequence MKSRTVIITGANSGIGKAAAIRFASEGHTVIMACRDSERSRLAFKEVRQTSGSENVFPEFVDMGSFGSIRSFCSSFKKTYGSLDILIHNAAYVSHGAPYQLSQDGIEITFATNTAGPFLMTMILKELLAGSDDPRILHAGSNIIKHFFNPKKELDFSDLQGEAGKNRNHSVYITYRNSKMALLMLTRRMAGEFKESGIKVNYLQINGATMSKETLNKMKPNWRAIARIQNLFFRPPEFTANCYYEICTSEAFRNVTGQAINHRLEIMQPAAEKPGLLMDIRQSLGAGYIPFYARRDEVIAKVWDKCMELTEMALTEQAEPEPDVP; translated from the coding sequence ATGAAATCGCGTACGGTTATTATTACCGGGGCCAATTCGGGAATCGGAAAGGCCGCCGCCATCAGATTTGCATCCGAAGGACATACCGTCATTATGGCGTGCCGGGACTCTGAGCGAAGCCGGCTGGCTTTCAAAGAGGTACGGCAAACTTCCGGCAGTGAGAACGTCTTTCCCGAATTTGTGGATATGGGCTCGTTCGGGTCGATCCGGTCATTTTGTTCATCCTTCAAGAAGACGTACGGCTCCCTGGATATACTTATTCACAACGCCGCCTACGTCAGCCACGGCGCGCCCTATCAACTTTCTCAGGATGGAATAGAGATAACATTCGCCACAAACACGGCTGGCCCGTTCCTGATGACCATGATCCTCAAGGAGCTGCTGGCCGGATCCGACGACCCGCGCATTCTGCATGCCGGAAGCAATATCATCAAACATTTTTTTAATCCCAAAAAGGAGCTTGATTTTTCCGATTTGCAGGGAGAAGCGGGCAAAAACCGCAATCACAGTGTCTATATCACCTATCGTAACTCCAAGATGGCACTGCTGATGCTCACCCGCAGAATGGCCGGTGAATTCAAAGAGTCCGGAATCAAGGTGAATTACCTTCAGATCAACGGAGCAACGATGTCAAAGGAAACGCTCAACAAAATGAAACCCAATTGGAGAGCAATCGCCCGGATCCAGAACCTGTTTTTCCGTCCGCCTGAGTTCACGGCAAATTGCTATTATGAGATCTGCACTTCCGAAGCATTCAGAAATGTAACCGGACAGGCGATCAATCACCGCCTGGAAATCATGCAACCCGCAGCGGAAAAACCGGGATTACTCATGGATATCAGGCAGTCTTTGGGTGCAGGCTATATCCCCTTTTATGCCCGGCGGGATGAGGTGATTGCCAAAGTCTGGGACAAATGCATGGAACTGACGGAAATGGCACTTACGGAACAGGCAGAGCCGGAACCTGATGTCCCTTAA
- a CDS encoding formate/nitrite transporter family protein: MTDSDKYSNNHSTSSRYPVLNLDAYSPEEVANQVVHVGVKKVRFPTVATMMLGLLGGSFISLGALYHIIVLASPSIDNSTAAIVSPFLYSMGYIIAFITGAEIFTTNNLAVMSLASGKIRLMELVRNWSVVLIANILGASGVVLLFFFSGQSYLFDGQLAKETLVQSSEKLSFSVPQMFIQGLFGNMLICAGAWLAMAGRSVTDKFIALIFPLSAVTAIGFQHATGNMFYFFLSFLFLQDGQGEVYEITFTYFQVITSLTVVAIGNIVGGGLFIAMSYYFVYVYCKW; the protein is encoded by the coding sequence TTGACCGACTCCGATAAGTATTCAAATAATCACAGCACCTCTTCCAGATATCCCGTTTTAAACCTGGACGCCTATTCCCCTGAGGAGGTCGCCAACCAGGTGGTGCATGTAGGTGTAAAAAAAGTTCGTTTCCCGACAGTTGCCACTATGATGCTCGGTTTGCTGGGCGGCAGTTTTATTTCTCTTGGTGCGCTTTATCACATTATTGTTCTTGCCAGTCCTTCCATAGACAACAGCACCGCCGCCATTGTCAGCCCCTTCCTCTACTCCATGGGCTATATCATTGCGTTTATCACGGGTGCCGAAATTTTCACGACCAACAATCTGGCTGTAATGAGTCTGGCCTCCGGAAAAATCCGGCTTATGGAACTGGTGAGAAACTGGTCTGTCGTTCTGATTGCCAATATATTGGGAGCTTCCGGAGTAGTCCTTCTTTTTTTCTTTTCCGGACAGAGCTACCTTTTTGACGGACAACTGGCAAAAGAAACCCTTGTTCAAAGCTCTGAAAAGCTCTCTTTTAGTGTTCCTCAAATGTTCATTCAGGGGCTTTTCGGAAACATGCTCATTTGTGCCGGAGCATGGCTTGCCATGGCCGGAAGATCCGTCACAGATAAGTTCATTGCACTTATCTTCCCCCTTTCAGCGGTCACAGCCATCGGTTTTCAGCATGCAACAGGCAATATGTTTTACTTTTTTCTCTCATTCCTTTTTTTACAGGACGGTCAGGGGGAAGTCTATGAGATCACTTTCACGTACTTTCAGGTAATAACCAGTCTCACTGTAGTTGCCATCGGAAATATCGTCGGAGGCGGACTGTTTATCGCCATGAGTTACTATTTTGTCTACGTATACTGCAAGTGGTAA